In Nostoc sp. CENA543, a single genomic region encodes these proteins:
- a CDS encoding FdhF/YdeP family oxidoreductase, whose translation MDNLSQSSSDSLAGGGFPVIQYWVEQTLSPQGLKLWQTLNHKSACLSCAWGTGGQKGGFVNEAGEYLQRCAKSVEAIAAELQPGIKPDFFSEYSISELQKLTSQECDRLGRLTYPLILRSGSSHYQRLSWEEVYHIATQAFNVPPARLASYSSGRSSNEAAYLLQLFMRSLGSNNLADCSDLCHAPSTVGLKKVFGSGTSMVSLENFKHSDCIVLIGSNAPANHPRLMNELIKLRERGGKVIIVNPQVEIGLVKFASPAFPIKSLLTGGSDISSLYLQPIPGSDVALFVGLQKSLIEQKLIKTEYLQAYTNDWQKIIDYAKNVSWNDITNTCGISQEEITATAYIIGKSERVVFAWAMGITQQTNGVDNIFSIANTALITGNAGKIGAGTMPIRGHSNVQGFGSMGVTVNLQEEIKQALSQLLGKPLNETPGYHTRDLITAAELGKIDTLLCLGGNLYAANPDLQQAKHALSQIETIFYISTKPNLGHFHGLGKKHTLILPVFNRFENPHKTTTESGNNFVRLNDEGKSHLQPPNADLISEIEFITEIAHRLHGETPINWRRLQDTVYVRELIAKTIPGYEKIGTIDRTKQEFCIEGRILEQPKFPTSDGKAQMFVTPLPQLSTPNKAAFGVRENQPGIVVILGTGRSYSQHNTVVYRSEDKYRGMPHRHCILMNPLDVKKAGFQEHQRVTVKGDKGKLDNIEIICGAIREGVAFMFYPEANVLFTAKIDPQSGTPAYKRVPVCITIRDT comes from the coding sequence ATGGATAACTTATCTCAAAGCAGTTCTGACTCTCTGGCTGGCGGTGGTTTTCCTGTGATTCAGTATTGGGTCGAACAAACTCTCTCACCCCAGGGATTAAAATTATGGCAAACTCTGAATCATAAAAGTGCTTGTTTATCCTGTGCTTGGGGTACGGGTGGACAGAAGGGGGGATTTGTTAATGAAGCGGGAGAATATCTACAACGCTGTGCTAAAAGTGTAGAGGCGATCGCCGCAGAATTACAACCAGGAATTAAACCAGATTTTTTCTCTGAATATAGTATTAGTGAACTACAAAAACTGACTTCTCAAGAGTGCGATCGCTTGGGGAGATTAACTTATCCTTTGATTCTCAGATCAGGTTCGTCTCATTATCAACGCCTTAGCTGGGAAGAAGTTTATCATATCGCTACGCAAGCTTTTAATGTACCACCAGCGCGCCTTGCTAGCTATAGTTCTGGACGCTCTTCTAATGAGGCGGCTTACTTATTACAATTATTCATGCGATCGCTCGGTAGCAATAATTTAGCAGACTGTTCCGATTTGTGTCACGCACCCTCAACTGTGGGTTTGAAAAAGGTTTTCGGCTCAGGTACATCAATGGTGAGTCTAGAAAACTTCAAACACAGTGATTGTATTGTTTTAATCGGCTCTAATGCACCCGCCAATCATCCCCGATTAATGAATGAATTAATTAAATTACGGGAAAGAGGCGGGAAAGTTATTATTGTTAATCCTCAAGTTGAAATCGGTTTAGTTAAATTCGCCTCTCCTGCATTCCCCATCAAATCTTTGCTCACAGGTGGTTCTGATATATCTTCTCTATATTTACAACCAATTCCTGGTAGTGATGTGGCATTATTTGTGGGTTTGCAAAAATCCCTAATTGAACAAAAATTAATCAAAACAGAATATTTACAAGCTTATACAAATGATTGGCAAAAAATTATAGACTACGCCAAGAATGTATCCTGGAATGACATAACTAACACCTGTGGTATATCTCAAGAAGAAATTACAGCCACAGCTTATATAATTGGGAAATCAGAGCGTGTAGTTTTTGCTTGGGCAATGGGTATAACCCAACAAACTAACGGGGTAGACAATATTTTTAGTATTGCTAATACGGCCTTAATTACAGGGAATGCGGGTAAAATTGGTGCGGGTACAATGCCCATTCGGGGACATTCTAACGTCCAAGGATTTGGTTCAATGGGTGTCACCGTCAATCTACAGGAAGAAATCAAACAAGCACTATCTCAATTATTAGGAAAACCCCTCAATGAAACTCCTGGTTATCATACCCGTGACTTAATCACAGCAGCAGAATTAGGCAAGATAGATACACTATTATGTTTAGGTGGAAATCTCTATGCAGCTAACCCCGATTTGCAGCAAGCAAAACACGCATTATCACAAATAGAAACGATTTTTTATATATCTACTAAGCCAAATTTAGGACATTTTCACGGGTTAGGTAAAAAACACACTTTAATCTTACCTGTATTTAATCGCTTTGAAAATCCCCACAAAACTACAACGGAATCAGGTAATAACTTTGTGCGGTTAAATGATGAAGGTAAAAGTCATTTGCAACCACCGAATGCTGACTTGATTTCAGAAATAGAATTCATCACAGAAATTGCTCATCGCTTACATGGTGAAACCCCTATAAACTGGCGCAGACTCCAAGATACAGTTTATGTCAGAGAATTGATTGCTAAAACCATTCCTGGTTATGAAAAAATTGGTACGATTGACCGAACAAAACAAGAATTTTGCATTGAAGGGCGAATTTTAGAACAACCAAAATTTCCCACATCAGATGGTAAAGCACAGATGTTTGTGACACCTCTACCACAACTATCTACACCAAATAAGGCAGCCTTTGGAGTAAGAGAAAATCAGCCAGGGATTGTAGTTATTTTAGGCACAGGACGCAGTTACAGTCAGCATAATACTGTAGTTTATCGTAGTGAAGATAAGTATCGAGGAATGCCCCATCGGCATTGTATTTTAATGAATCCTTTGGATGTAAAAAAAGCAGGATTTCAGGAACATCAACGAGTCACAGTCAAAGGTGATAAGGGAAAATTAGACAATATTGAGATTATTTGTGGAGCAATTCGTGAAGGTGTAGCTTTCATGTTTTATCCTGAAGCTAATGTCTTATTTACAGCAAAAATTGACCCACAAAGCGGCACACCTGCTTATAAAAGAGTACCTGTTTGCATTACAATCCGCGACACGTGA
- a CDS encoding calcium-binding protein — translation MPNYWYGTSGSDYKVGRDPENFGFISINDGRDIFYGYGGNDTLFGRNGDDSLYGGDGDDLLFGEGDNDYLDGGNGNDILDGGTGQDEMRGGAGNDTYYVDNSGDLVVEFAGGGTDLVYSSITYTLPAHVENLVLTGTEALIGRGNELANQIRGNSARNFLYGGNGDDWLFGEGGNDYLDGGSGNDILDGGTGQDEMRGGLGNDTYYVDNSGDLVVEFAGQGFDRVFSSITYTLPAHVEELELTGTARINGTGNELANNILGNSANNFLYGRAGNDYLHGGGGDDWLFGEEGRDSLLGGSGQDILFGGQDNDALYGGDGDDTLYGGDFSSLFAPDSDTGHDYLAGGNGNDSLFGGQGNDLLMGEDGNDILTGGTGADEFFFGSFFGQFRASELGIDTITDFSRSEGDKIGLGKRTFTALRSIAGTGFSIGSEFARVNSDTAAALSSAFIVYNSSNGKLFYNPNGSASGFAATLDAGGHFATLTGNPSLIASDFSLYA, via the coding sequence ATGCCTAACTACTGGTATGGAACTTCCGGCTCTGACTATAAAGTTGGTAGAGACCCTGAAAACTTCGGTTTTATTAGCATTAATGATGGCAGAGATATTTTCTATGGTTACGGAGGGAATGATACCCTGTTTGGACGTAATGGTGATGACTCCCTTTATGGAGGCGACGGTGATGATCTACTTTTTGGAGAAGGAGACAACGACTATCTAGACGGGGGTAATGGAAACGATATTCTTGATGGTGGCACAGGACAAGATGAAATGAGGGGAGGCGCGGGCAACGACACTTATTATGTTGACAATAGTGGGGATTTAGTCGTTGAATTTGCCGGAGGAGGAACTGATTTGGTCTACTCTTCGATTACCTACACCTTACCTGCTCATGTGGAAAATTTAGTGCTAACTGGGACAGAAGCACTGATTGGAAGGGGAAATGAGTTGGCAAATCAGATTAGAGGAAACTCAGCTAGAAACTTTCTTTATGGAGGCAACGGAGATGATTGGCTATTTGGAGAAGGAGGCAACGATTACTTAGACGGGGGTAGTGGAAACGATATTCTTGATGGTGGCACAGGACAAGATGAAATGAGAGGAGGCCTAGGCAACGACACTTATTATGTTGATAATAGTGGGGATTTGGTCGTTGAATTTGCCGGACAAGGATTTGATCGGGTCTTCTCTTCGATTACCTATACCTTACCTGCTCATGTGGAAGAATTAGAGCTAACTGGGACAGCGCGAATTAATGGAACTGGCAATGAGTTGGCGAACAACATTCTAGGAAACTCAGCTAACAATTTTCTTTATGGTCGTGCTGGAAACGATTACTTACATGGAGGGGGTGGAGATGATTGGCTATTTGGCGAAGAAGGTAGAGATAGTCTTTTGGGAGGTTCTGGTCAAGATATTCTCTTTGGGGGTCAAGACAATGATGCTCTTTATGGAGGCGATGGTGATGATACTCTGTATGGCGGCGATTTCTCCTCACTCTTCGCTCCTGACTCAGATACGGGCCACGATTATTTAGCCGGTGGCAACGGAAATGATTCTCTCTTCGGTGGTCAAGGTAATGATTTGCTTATGGGAGAGGACGGCAATGATATTTTAACAGGAGGGACAGGGGCGGATGAGTTTTTCTTTGGTAGCTTCTTTGGGCAATTCCGAGCTTCAGAACTAGGAATAGATACTATTACTGATTTTAGCCGGAGCGAAGGAGATAAGATTGGCCTGGGCAAAAGAACCTTCACTGCCTTAAGAAGTATTGCGGGTACAGGCTTTAGCATAGGTAGCGAATTTGCGCGTGTCAACAGCGATACTGCTGCTGCACTAAGCAGTGCCTTTATTGTTTACAACTCCTCTAACGGTAAACTTTTTTACAACCCCAACGGCAGTGCCTCTGGCTTTGCGGCAACGCTTGATGCAGGTGGACATTTTGCAACCCTGACAGGCAACCCTTCTCTGATTGCTTCTGATTTCTCCCTCTACGCATAG